The sequence ATTGCGTTGGCGGGCATGATCATGCGCAACTCGGTGATCCTGGTGGACCAGATCGAACAGGACATCCGCCACGGCAACGATCGCTGGAACGCAATCATCGAGGCCACGGTGCGGCGCTTCCGTCCGATCGTGCTGACCGCGCTGGCGGCGGTGCTCGCGATGATCCCGCTGTCGCGTTCGGCGTTCTTCGGGCCGATGGCGGTGGCGATCATGGGCGGCCTGATCGTCGCGACCGCGCTGACCTTGTTGTTCCTGCCCGCGTTGTATGCGGCGTGGTTCCGCGTGAAGCGCGATGAACCCGCGCCGGTGCCCGCGCAGGAGGATCAGTCGACTTCGGCCCTGGGTCCCGCGACCGGCGAGACGTAAGCGCGCGAATCGAATCCCGCGTCGGCGAATGCAGCCTGCATCGCCGGCGCGGCGCGCGTCGCCTCACCTTCCGACGCGAACCACGCGAAGACGCTCGGTCCTGCGCCGGACAGGCTGGCGCCCAGCGCACCGGCGTCCATCGCGGCTTGCTTCACCTGCGTAAAGCCAGGCACCAAGGGCGCACGTCGTGGTTCGACCAGCACGTCCTGCAAGCCATCGCGGATGAGCGCGATGTCCCCGCGTTCCAGGCCGAGCAGGAACTGCGCGAGCCGCGCGCTGTGCGCCACGACGGTGGAGAGCGGGTAGGGCGCGGTCAACGCTTCGCGCGAACGCTGCGTTTCCAGCACCTGGTCCGGATGCACGACGACGCAATGCAAGGCCGCGGGAACATGCAGCGGCACCAGGCGCGTCGCAGTGGCCAGCACCACGCCACCAATCAGCATCGGCCCCACGTTGTCGCCCTGGTGGCTGCGGCTGGAGGCGTACTCGCCTTCCATCGCGAAGGGATACAGCGCCTCGCGCGTCAGCGGCGCATCGAGCAACGCGTTCGCCGCGACCAGTGCCGCGACGCACGAGGCCGCGGAACCGCCGAGTCCGGCGCCGATCGGAATGCCCTTGTCGAGTTCGACTTCGAAGCCATGCGCGAGCTTCAGCCCTTCCTGCAACGCGCGCACCGCGCGTCCCGCCGTGTTGCGTTCGGTGTCGAAGGGAATCATCGACACGTCGCCCGTGCCGCGCACCGCCACCACGCGCACTTCGGGCGCCTCGATGCGCCGCACCGTTGCGCGGTCGCGCAGGCCGGCGATCGAATGCCCCAGCAGGTCGAAGCCCACGCCGATATTGCCGACGCCGGCGGGAGCGGAAGCACTCGTCTGGAGCGGCATGGGCATGCGTGAATGCGGGGGGCGGGGGCGCATTATTGGCCCTGCGGGCCGCGCCGTGGTGGAATACGCGCCGAAGCGGGGGTACCGGGCGACCGGTTGAGACAGTCCCTTCGAACCTGACGCGGTTGAGACCGCCGTAGGGAGCCTTCGCCGGACCCAGGGTCCGTCGCCCGCTTCGTCCCGGCCCCCAGGGCCAGCCCCCACGTGGACGAACGCCAATGAATGCCGTGCCCTCCGACCTGATCCGCGACACGCAGCGCCTGTCCGAAAGCGTCGTCCGCCCGATCCCCGGTTCCACCAAGATCTTCGTGACCGGATCGCGCGAGGACCTGCGCGTGCCGATGCGCGAGATCGCGCAGCAGCGCACGCCGACCCTGTTCGGCGGTGAGGACAACCCGGCCATCACCGTCTATGACACCTCGGGCCCGTACACCGATCCGAACGTGCACATCGACCTGGCCGCCGGCCTTGCGCCGTTGCGCGCG comes from Lysobacter sp. KIS68-7 and encodes:
- a CDS encoding homoserine kinase, yielding MPMPLQTSASAPAGVGNIGVGFDLLGHSIAGLRDRATVRRIEAPEVRVVAVRGTGDVSMIPFDTERNTAGRAVRALQEGLKLAHGFEVELDKGIPIGAGLGGSAASCVAALVAANALLDAPLTREALYPFAMEGEYASSRSHQGDNVGPMLIGGVVLATATRLVPLHVPAALHCVVVHPDQVLETQRSREALTAPYPLSTVVAHSARLAQFLLGLERGDIALIRDGLQDVLVEPRRAPLVPGFTQVKQAAMDAGALGASLSGAGPSVFAWFASEGEATRAAPAMQAAFADAGFDSRAYVSPVAGPRAEVD